The DNA region CTTTTCAAAATGATGGAAAGGATCAATTTTGGGAGAATGGGAGGAAGTGGAGGAATTTGCTAAAAATGTACTTATCTTCAgtgaaaattttcataaataggAGTGCTGCTGGTTTCTTCAGTTCTTCTATTCGTTTTTGGTATGGAGGCCCCCTTTGCCCTCTTCTTTTCATCTTAGCATATTGAATAATTCTGTAAGATTATATGCACAGCTGAAAGTGGCTTTCAAATTCCTTTGAGTCTTTTTTTCCCCTCTTGGAAACAGATTTGGGTACCAGGCGGCCCACCTAAGGTTTCGGTTTCTGTTTCTCTTTGGGAAGGAGCTAAAGAAGCTTTTCTTACTGGCAAATTCCTTAGAAATGGAAGTATCTTTCAATCTTTCATTTCAATTGCTGTCCTTTGTGCCTCCAGAAGAGACAGTTAACTATCTTCATTGAATTGCCAGTGGTCTTGGAATTGCTGGCAAGTTCTATTCTCTTTGGGATGCAGCTAATAGCCCAATGGGTCACACCATTTACAGTCAAACAAGTCTTAAAAAGTTTGGATCATCAAAGAAATACGAAGAATGGAACTTGGCCCCTCCTTGTTTATTTTGGTTTACCTGGAAGGAAAGGAATATGCATTGCTTTGTAGGTCATTAATTCTctgtttataaatttaagaacTTTTTCCTTCACACTCTATTTTGGTTGCAACTGGAGACTCTATGCTCTTTCCTTCACTGATTTTTCGGGATAAGCTTAGACTTGTATAAGTTGTATAGTGTATCATCTGAAATGTGTGCTCATGTTTGCAGTTAAATTTTACATGCTCCATGACAATCGGTCACTGAATAGTTGAAACCATGAAACACTTGGTATTAGAGTAGAGTGCACCATCCACTGCCTATGCTTTTAGTCTTGAATAATTTATCCATTGCAGTTAACAAGTGAGCGATTACAATTCCCAAGTTAGTGCATATAGGTTtgcctaaaaaaaatttaaaatccaCTTATTGGCAGAAATATCCTTAAAGTAGTTATTGACTGTTTAGTAGGTATGCCCCATCTGCTTAGATGATCTACTTTTTCAGTAAATTCCGAATTGAAAGAACTAAGCTTGAGCAGCAGTGCGCAGTGagtgtttataaaattgatgtCTGGTGTATAACCAGGGGTTGTGATGGTTGTTTGTGTCAAAAAAATTGCTGCTATCCTTGGggaaatattgtatttttacaATGATTACCCTAAACTTTTCTTTTTGGTTGTGTTCCAACTGTGGCTTATTTTCTCATGTTATGAGTCCTGTGATTTATTTTCTCATTCCTATGATTTGAGGTCTTCACCATCCACTGCTCTTCACAGTTGATTCATTTTAACTGTGCCTTCTAAATTCCTAAGGTGAGTTGTGATTATAATTTTGAAGGGTACAGTTGTTAGTCACAATCTGAGAGCAGTAGGTTGAAGTTGCTTGCTTGATTATATCTACACTATTTAATTGTAGTGCATATTGGAtataaatttatctttttaGTTCTCTGCTGCTGTAGGTATTGGGTATTGATCTGTCTTGGAGACTGCACAAAGCGTCTGATGGTCAAAGGAGGAGGGTACAAATTTGTATGGGTCTTTTGAAACCATTCACGGTACACCCGCAAGACATGATAATTTTCTCTTTCTGCTTGATTCAGTGACCATATTTGGTTCCTTTTAACTTTTCAGTTAATGGTTGTTCACATTTCTTGAACTCAAATATTGACAAAATAGTAGTTTCTGATAGGTCCTCCTCCTTGATGAGATTACTGTTGACCTAGATGTGCTTGCAAGGGCGGACCTTTTAAGATTTCTGAAGAAAGAATGTGAAGACCGAGGAGCAACAATAATTTATGCCACACACATCTTTGACGGTCTTGAAGATTGGCCTTCTCATATTGTACGGAGCAGCACCTATTCACCTAGTTCCTTGTTCTTATGTATTTGGATCTTGGGAAAAAAATAGCTTATGAATCCTTCATTTTTAGGTTTATGTGGCACATGGAAGGTTGCAACTAGCTATGCCAATGGACAAGGTTAAGGAGATAAGCAACCTTTCACTAATGGTACGTCCCATCTTTTGAGAACTCATTAATCCTCAGGCAATTATGGTTGATGATATTCAAACTGTGTCATTATAAGGGATGTATTGTTGATCAACCAAAGTGTCTCTTATTTTCTTTGAGTAGTTCTGACTCTATTACAGAAAGAGTCAATGCCCCCACTGGGgttcgaacctgtgacctcccatttgggagagccaCAAAGGTGCCATTGAGCTACAAGCTTAATTAGATTATAGATTAAATAATCCACTTTACTATATGTTTGGCAAGTATTATAGACAATGAATTGTACAACACTTCTAAGTAACTTGTAATGGATAATAGATTATTCACAATCAGTCATCATACTTATCTTCATAATTGATAATCATATAAGTTTCCCCACTGGGACCTATGAATACCATTTTCCATATCATTCCCCCGAATGTTGCATTCTGATGCTACTTAGCACCAACTGGATGTGCAGAGAACAGTAGAAAGTTGGCTGAGGAAAGAAAGGGACGAGGAAAGGAAACAGAGGAAAGAGAGGAAGGCAAAGGGGCTCCCGGAGTATgaaaaacaaattgaaggcagTCGTGTGGTCGGGGATCCAGCTCACGCTGCTGTTCGTGTATTAAACAATGGTTGGGCTGGTGGAAGGCTAAATTCTACCATTGCCGGTGAGGAAAATTTTGTCCTTAGCTCAAACCGTGTCTTGAGGTAGTAGCTGAATCGATTTCAAATCCATTTTTCATTACTGTCTGGTTGCATTATACTTTGTCCATTGGTTGTAATAACAGAAAGGTTGAATTAATTTTTGAGCAATTTATGCCATTTGGTTACagtttaaaaatacaattagcaTCTCACATATTTGGTGTTACTGTAAGCCAGGACATATATACAGCTTTGTTAGCTATGAACATGGCAAGTTTTTGCCTATTGAAGAAAAGAGTTAACAACGCTTTTCTTTGTGTTTCACACTTTCACACATGATTGCAATGCACGAAGGTGACTTTTAgtttatgaaataaattaagaatGAAATAGTATTATATTAAATGAATTTATGTTATGagatgttattttattttaaatttttggatGACGTGGGAACCCGCTTCCACCATTTCAGACcctaagggggtgtttggttggatggaaaacattttccatggaaaatgttttccttaaaGTGGGGGAAAATggtgttttatgttgtttggttggatagaaaacaaatttcatgggaaaatgttttccttaacaatgaggaaaatgttttcctagcAAATcttaggtattttgttttccatggaaaactttttccatGAAAAACTAGTATCACAATTCTACCCTCACCctactttattaattactcttttattattatattattattattgtgtagggttatatatgtcattatactcattattccttaccattccaaacccaaccaaacaatgtaatttatattcccagtaatttattttccaccaaccaaacaatggaatctattttcctggtaatttgttttccatggaacttgaattccatttccttcaaatattttccagcgaaccaaatgAGCTGTTAGATAAATTTCGCTTTGTGACTTTAGTCAGCAAATGACTATAAGGAGGTAATCAGTTTAGTTGTTCATAATTGATTGACTCAAATCGAGATTGTAAATATGTCACTTTCACTAGGAATTGAATTTgaaactatgttttttttttttttttttttttNtttttttttttttctctcttctagTTTTAGCATAAAAATCCCCTTATACCTTAATTTCCCCCCTCCAGTTGGATCTGTAAGATACTCATAAACCCTATGAAACAATTTTGTGCAGGAAATGATAGGGCCATATTGGTCTCTTCGTGCTGCTCTTGGGCCAGTTTTGGAAACTATTATTGTACTTGATCGGTTATTGTTCCTCCAGGAGAGCAGTGATTTGGTGGAAGCTGCAGTGGTTCCGATTTTTGACCCAGTATTGTCACCTAGGAATATGGCTATTATTGGTAGGAAAATTTGAAGTTTACTTGAATTGGTGTCTTAGTCAGTTGATGCTAAGCTAGAAAAGTTAGGAATTAGGATTTGAGTTGTGCATTATATCAAGTTGTATTATGATAATATGCGATAATGTTGAGGGAGGAGTGTACTGATAGGAAAGTTGTTTTTCTACTGGAGCAAGTTGTGATAATAATTGATATCAGCACTGAGGGGCGGTGGTTTGATCTGTCACTTTGGTGGAAATATCGGAGTGAATTCCATTTATCTTGCAGTTGCTAGCTACCATATTCCTCCAAGTTTTTAGCAAGTGAAGTCATAATATGATATCATCTGcttctttttttagtttttatttggATATTTATCCTTCCATTCTGCGTGACGTgacattatatatttagtatattatttataaaaagaaaagaaaagaaaaattagctgattttatgcagaaaagagtctaataaataaaataatgccaTGACAAggaaaattagtaaaaaaaaaaagtaattttaaaaGAGAATAGCAACCTCCCATAGATAAGAACTTTATTTGCAAGTTTATATTGAATAGAATTCTTTGTTTTCTGTTAGttctaaattaaacaaattttatttgcaGGTTTATATTGAATAGAATTGTTTGTTTTCCGGGTTAAACAAAAGAAATGAACATCCAGAGGTTTGGTTTTGTGGGACTCGGGCAAATTATTCCGTGAACCTGGATCCAgcttacatactgaatgttcacaatttacataggtaaattgtgaacattcagtatgtaaatggacaTGAATTCACCGTGCAAGGTAGACTCGAATCCATAGTATAACTATTGGGGTGTATCAAGCTAAGCCTCAAAACCAACCAATCGAACCTATTTGCCAAaacaaaaatgtgaaatattTCTTCACATTTCTTAGGTGACAACAGCTAAACATTGCTGCGCTGTACAACCAAAAGTCATTCTACTTGTTTATCTGGTTTCCTCCTGTAAACTTTAATCAACCCaggatttttgtttttaaattttaaatttcagtaATTATTCCAACCTTGCACATACATAGTCGTCTGATCTATGATATTATTCCCCGGGCAGACCAAGACTAAATCCTATAGGGTGATCAGTACTGACTTCATGAATGTTTATATCTACGTGGATGAGAGTAACAAACTGTTATTTTCTGCaccctatattatatataaatgtgaGTTTGAGTACACTTGCACTTGTTTAATCCTCAGTGTTCAATATATAAtgagatgaagaattgaaggtAGCTTTAATTTGGGCAAGTTGCATACTAATATGATGAAATCCTTGCTGCACTGTGGagttttcttaatatttatcCTTAGCTTCTTTCTTCCTTCCTTCATTCCATTCCATTTCCCCCGCCcgttactttatttattttatcttcaGACATACATTCCATTGGACAAAAGGAATGTCAACTTCTGCAACACTTACCGCCC from Ipomoea triloba cultivar NCNSP0323 chromosome 6, ASM357664v1 includes:
- the LOC116022954 gene encoding ABC transporter I family member 20, which codes for MAVKEERKPSVEISKLKFTYPGIDGHPPPGSTPLIDDFSLTLFPGDRYLLVGSNGAGKTTILKILGGKHMVEPDMVRVLGRSAFHDTALTASGDLCYLGGEWRREVAFAGFEVPIQMDVSAQKMIFGVAGVDPQRRDELIKVLGIDLSWRLHKASDGQRRRVQICMGLLKPFTVLLLDEITVDLDVLARADLLRFLKKECEDRGATIIYATHIFDGLEDWPSHIVYVAHGRLQLAMPMDKVKEISNLSLMRTVESWLRKERDEERKQRKERKAKGLPEYEKQIEGSRVVGDPAHAAVRVLNNGWAGGRLNSTIAGEENFVLSSNRVLR